A single window of bacterium DNA harbors:
- the purE gene encoding 5-(carboxyamino)imidazole ribonucleotide mutase produces the protein MTTGPRVGIILGSASDKELLEACQATLDGLGIASEGLVASAHRNPERVAAWARSARERGLKVLIAVAGLSAALPGVVAAHTTLPVIGVPAAAGPLSGVDALLSMVQMPRGVPVATVAIGKGGAVNAALLAAAILGIEDDQVAAKLAGYREEWS, from the coding sequence ATGACGACGGGTCCCCGCGTCGGCATCATCCTGGGTAGCGCCTCGGACAAGGAACTGCTGGAGGCCTGCCAGGCAACGCTCGATGGGCTGGGCATCGCGAGCGAAGGGCTCGTGGCCAGCGCCCACCGCAATCCGGAGCGGGTGGCCGCCTGGGCGCGTTCGGCCCGCGAGCGCGGCCTGAAGGTGCTCATCGCCGTGGCGGGGCTGAGCGCCGCTCTGCCGGGGGTGGTGGCCGCGCACACGACCCTGCCCGTGATCGGCGTGCCCGCGGCCGCCGGTCCCCTGTCCGGTGTGGACGCCCTGCTCTCCATGGTGCAGATGCCGCGGGGCGTGCCCGTGGCGACAGTGGCGATCGGGAAGGGTGGGGCGGTGAATGCCGCCCTGCTGGCCGCCGCCATCCTCGGGATCGAGGACGATCAGGTGGCGGCCAAGTTGGCCGGCTATCGGGAGGAATGGAGCTGA